The following proteins are encoded in a genomic region of Oryza brachyantha chromosome 11, ObraRS2, whole genome shotgun sequence:
- the LOC102715624 gene encoding receptor expression-enhancing protein 3-B-like, translating into MGSGSLLKVLAKNFDVLAGPLVALAYPLYASVKAIETKSPVDDQQWLTYWVLYSLITLFELTFASIIQWLPFWPSMKLIVICWLVLPYFNGAAYVYQNYVRPVFVKNQMVNIWYVPQKKGLFGKSDDFLTALDKFIEVNGPEALKKLTNKAGKSSKPSVKSSKDSKSSKDSKDSKSSKESKEPKPTKDSKQPKPPKVLKESKPLKDLKEDKKAVKEEKKAQKDSKEQKKALKDSKELKKALKDSKEQGSQKDSAELKPKSNKRVTFAEVEPEKELKASNSDWHPASDYHTTMYPEHNSWSSSFMIFEDENSYWS; encoded by the exons atgggTTCCGGATCTTTGCTCAAGGTTCTCGCCAAGAACTTCGATGTTCTTGCGGG GCCTTTGGTTGCACTAGCTTATCCTTT GTATGCTTCAGTTAAGGCAATTGAAACCAAATCCCCTGTAGATGATCAGCAATGGCTCACATACTGGGTGCTGTACTCGTTGATAACACTGTTTGAGCTTACATTTGCATCAATTATTCAGTG GCTTCCGTTTTGGCCATCTATGAAATTGATCGTTATTTGCTGGCTTGTCTTGCCATACTTCAATGGAGCTGCCTATGTCTACCAGAACTATGTGAGACCAGTCTTTGTGAAGAACCAAATGGTTAACATTTGGTATGTTCCTCAGAAAAAAGGCCTTTTCGGTAAATCTGATGACTTCCTCACAGCACTTGATAAGTTTATTGAAGTAAATGGACCTGAAGCTCTCAAGAAACTGACTAACAAG GCTGGGAAGTCATCTAAACCGTCTGTCAAATCGTCAAAAGATTCGAAGTCATCAAAGGATTCGAAAGATTCAAAGTCATCGAAGGAATCCAAGGaaccaaaaccaacaaaagatTCAAAACAACCGAAGCCACCAAAAGTTTTGAAAGAGTCGAAGCCATTGAAGGATTTGAAAGAAGATAAGAAGGCagtgaaagaagaaaagaaggcaCAGAAAGATTCAAAAGAACAGAAGAAAGCACTGAAAGACTCAAAAGAACTGAAGAAGGCACTTAAAGACTCCAAAGAACAGGGGTCGCAAAAAGATTCAGCTGAACTTAAACCAAAGAGCAACAAGCGCGTGACATTCGCGGAGGTGGAGCCCGAGAAGGAACTGAAGGCCTCAAACAGCGACTGGCATCCAGCCTCCGATTATCACACCACCATGTATCCGGAGCACAACTCATGGAGCAGCAGCTTCATGATCTTTGAGGATGAGAATAGTTACTGGAGCTAG
- the LOC102720278 gene encoding LOW QUALITY PROTEIN: probable tRNA-splicing endonuclease subunit Sen2 (The sequence of the model RefSeq protein was modified relative to this genomic sequence to represent the inferred CDS: inserted 2 bases in 1 codon) → MDLLPGPRWKKGKDGKDFSALAAANPMSAIVAELKASFISSKPMAILSGPGSGAVLGVDPEQAVILNRAAFGHAIENAAAQKLWFQLSPEEIFYLSHALNCVRVESQDKKQMCEKQLWDHFRSMSESFPEMYKAYSHLRLKNWVVRSGLQYGADFVSYRHHPALVHSEFTVIVVPEGTLFGNRCGRLEVLSDLLCALRASGSVAKTLLVVTISSSRSSSCELSSPDCLEQLAVHXRTITRWIPQQCREQRCEPSSDEANREELIVKKGSGVFNHRGVILGFGILCSLLVVNKLKFRQ, encoded by the exons ATGGATTTGTTGCCAGGTCCAAGATGGAAGAAGGGCAAAGATGGAAAGGACTTTTCAGCACTAGCAGCAGCTAATCCCATGTCAGCCATTGTTGCCGAGCTGAAGGCCTCGTTCATAAGCTCAAAGCCCATGGCAATTTTGTCAGGTCCAGGTAGTGGTGCTGTTCTTGGAGTTGACCCGGAGCAAGCCGTGATCCTAAACCGTGCTGCCTTTGGCCACGCCATCGAGAATGCAGCGGCACAGAAGCTTTGGTTCCAACTCAGCCCTGAGGAGATCTTCTACCTATCCCATGCTCTGAACTGTGTCAGGGTTGAGTCGCAGGACAAGAAGCAGATGTGTGAAAAGCAACTGTGGGATCACTTCAGGTCCATGTCGGAGTCCTTTCCAGAGATGTACAAGGCTTACTCACATCTGAGATTGAAGAATTGGGTGGTGAGATCAGGGTTGCAGTACGGTGCAGATTTTGTATCTTACCGTCACCATCCAGCGCTCGTCCACTCGGAATTCACGGTAATTGTCGTTCCAGAAGGTACATTGTTTGGCAATAGGTGTGGCCGTCTTGAGGTGTTGTCTGATCTACTATGTGCACTCCGGGCTTCTGGCAGTGTAGCAAAGACACTACTGGTTGTgaccatcagcagcagcagaagcagcagttGCGAACTGAGCTCCCCAGATTGCTTAGAACAGCTTGCTGTTCA GAGAACAATAACAAGATGGATACCACAGCAGTGCCGGGAACAGCGGTGTGAACCAAGCAGCGATGAAGCCAATAGGGAAGAACTAATTGTCAAAAAGGGAAGTGGAGTATTCAACCACCGGGGTGTGATACTAGGCTTCGGTATTCTATGCAGCTTGCTTGTTGTAAACAAGCTGAAATTCAGACAGTGA
- the LOC102720558 gene encoding 40S ribosomal protein S9-2-like produces the protein MVHVSFYRNYGKTFKKPRRPYEKERLDAELKLVGEYGLRCKRELWRVQYALSRIRNNARHLLTLDEKNPRRIFEGEALLRRMNRYGLLADGQNKLDYVLALTVENFLARRLQTLVFKAGMAKSIHHARVLIRQRHIRVGRQIVNIPSFMVRVESEKHIDFSLTSPFGGGPAGRVKRKNQKKASGGGGDGEEEDEE, from the exons ATGGTCCACGTCAGCTTCTACCGCAACT ATGGTAAGACATTCAAGAAACCACGGCGTCCTTATGAGAAGGAGCGTCTTGATGCAGAGCTGAAGCTAGTGGGTGAGTATGGACTGAGGTGCAAGCGTGAGCTGTGGCGTGTTCAGTATGCTCTGAGCCGTATCCGTAACAATGCAAGGCACCTGCTTACACTTGATGAGAAGAATCCACGCCGCATCTTTGAGGGTGAGGCACTGCTTCGCCGCATGAACCGTTATGGGCTCCTTGCTGATGGGCAGAACAAGCTTGATTACGTCCTTGCCCTCACTGTGGAGAACTTCCTCGCAAGGCGTCTTCAGACTCTTGTCTTCAAGGCTGGCATGGCCAAGTCCATCCACCATGCCCGTGTCCTGATCAGGCAACGCCACATCAG GGTTGGCAGGCAAATCGTCAACATCCCGTCATTCATGGTGAGGGTTGAGTCTGAGAAGCACATCGACTTCTCACTGACAAGTCCATTCGGTGGAGGCCCTGCTGGTAGGGTGAAGAGGAAGAACCAGAAGAAGGcgagtggtggtggcggtgatggtgaggaagaagatgaggaATGA
- the LOC102720834 gene encoding F-box/kelch-repeat protein SKIP11-like, with the protein MLGEQRMKFLLESASSSSSAPASAPSEEVVSRSRKLVVESLGLGVGVKKGEEVEEELLSRRSKKNKVAGDSGNSGTEVWDLEMQDADQNGEANTSELIGAIGRELAITCLLHTPRSYYGMIACLNRSFCSLMRSGQLYRLRREARIVEHMIYCSCNVLEWDGFDPCRQRWFSIPSMPPIECFTLADKESLAVGTNILVFGKKVEAHVVLKYSLLSNSWTTGDMMNSPRCLFGSASFGEKAIVAGGIGDTGTLSSAELYDSEAQTWTTLPSMNKARKMCSGFFMDGKFYVIGGKADNHNEILNCGEEFDLEKGTWRLIPDMASGLNGGSGAPPLVAVVNNELYAADYAEKEVRRYDKVNNAWITLGSLPEKYTSVNGWGLAFRGCGDKLIVIGGMSAPGGGVIEVCSWVPNNGQPEWKIIGSRRSGSFVYNCAVMGC; encoded by the coding sequence ATGTTGGGGGAGCAGCGTATGAAATTCTTGCTAGAGTCAGCAAGCTCATCAAGCTCCGCGCCGGCCTCAGCGCCATCCGAAGAGGTTGTTTCAAGAAGCCGGAAGCTTGTCGTTGAGAGCTTGGggttgggggtgggggtgaaGAAGGGAGaagaggtggaggaggaactCTTGAGCCGTCGCAGCAAGAAGAACAAGGTTGCCGGTGATTCGGGGAATTCTGGGACTGAAGTTTGGGACTTAGAAATGCAGGATGCTGATCAGAATGGTGAGGCCAACACAAGCGAACTCATAGGCGCGATCGGGCGGGAGCTGGCTATTACCTGCCTGCTCCACACTCCCCGATCTTACTATGGTATGATAGCATGCCTTAACCGGTCCTTCTGCTCCCTTATGAGGTCCGGGCAGCTGTATAGATTGCGGCGGGAGGCTCGCATTGTTGAGCACATGATCTACTGCTCATGCAATGTGCTTGAGTGGGATGGCTTTGATCCATGCCGCCAACGGTGGTTCAGCATCCCCTCCATGCCTCCCATAGAGTGCTTCACGCTTGCTGATAAGGAGTCACTTGCCGTGGGAACCAATATCCTTGTTTTTGGGAAGAAGGTGGAGGCCCATGTTGTACTGAAGTATAGCCTCCTAAGTAATTCTTGGACAACAGGAGATATGATGAACTCACCCAGGTGCTTGTTTGGCTCAGCAAGCTTTGGTGAGAAGGCAATTGTAGCAGGTGGAATTGGTGATACTGGTACATTAAGCTCTGCTGAGCTCTATGATTCTGAAGCGCAGACATGGACCACTCTTCCAAGCATGAATAAGGCGCGGAAGATGTGTTCTGGTTTTTTCATGGATggtaaattttatgttattgGCGGGAAAGCGGATAATCATAATGAGATCCTCAATTGTGGTGAGGAGTTTGATTTGGAGAAGGGCACTTGGCGTTTGATCCCAGATATGGCATCTGGCCTTAATGGTGGCAGTGGTGCTCCACCACTTGTTGCTGTTGTGAATAATGAACTTTATGCTGCTGATTATGCAGAGAAGGAGGTGAGGAGATATGACAAGGTTAATAACGCTTGGATCACTCTTGGGTCATTACCCGAGAAGTATACATCGGTTAACGGCTGGGGTTTGGCATTTCGTGGTTGTGGAGATAAGCTCATTGTGATTGGTGGAATGAGCGCACCTGGGGGCGGAGTGATTGAAGTTTGTTCGTGGGTACCCAATAATGGACAGCCAGAGTGGAAAATCATTGGCAGCCGCCGTTCTGGAAGCTTTGTGTACAATTGTGCTGTGATGGGCTGTTGA